In Aedes albopictus strain Foshan chromosome 3, AalbF5, whole genome shotgun sequence, the following are encoded in one genomic region:
- the LOC109428045 gene encoding UPF0235 protein C15orf40 homolog translates to MNRLSSAAVLSSSAYRLRSLERSYARITMSGKSKGAKGGKKETPAAASAVPQGPVYVDPKSGNVLIKIQAKPGAKTNGITDIGEEGVGVQIAAPPVDGEANTELVKYLSKLLELRKSDVSLDRGSKSRQKTIVLEKGCRTPEQVLDVFRKEAQNS, encoded by the exons ATGAATCGCCTGTCGTCAGCAGCAGTGTTGTCCTCATCGGCTTACCGCCTTCGTAGTTTGGAACGTTCGTACGCCAGAATCACCATGTCCGGTAAATCGAAAGGAGCGAAGGGTGGAAAAAAGGAAACGCCGGCAGCAGCTTCTGCGGTTCCACAGGGTCCCGTGTATGTTGATCCAAAGTCGGGAAATGTTCTCATAAAGATCCAAGCCAAACCGGGAGCGAAGACCAACGGAATAACGGATATCGGAGAGGAAGGTGTAGGTGTTCAAATCG CTGCTCCCCCCGTCGATGGCGAAGCCAACACCGAACTAGTGAAATACCTCTCGAAACTACTGGAACTGCGAAAAAGTGACGTTTCCCTGGATCGAGGATCCAAATCCCGCCAGAAGACGATCGTCCTAGAAAAGGGTTGCCGAACTCCGGAACAGGTATTGGACGTATTTCGGAAGGAAGCACAAAACTCGTGA